A section of the Pseudomonadota bacterium genome encodes:
- a CDS encoding GTP-binding protein yields MAKGKFERTKPHVNVGTIGHVDHGKTTLTAAITTVLA; encoded by the coding sequence ATGGCAAAGGGAAAGTTTGAGCGGACAAAACCGCACGTGAATGTTGGAACAATTGGACACGTTGACCATGGTAAGACGACGCTAACGGCGGCGATTACAACTGTTCTGGCTAA